One window of the Corynebacterium glutamicum ATCC 13032 genome contains the following:
- the musI gene encoding ABC transport system MusEFGK2I component MusI → MNRILGPESKFYAALSLFADLVIVNVLLVITCFPVFTGGMSLRTAHAVTGQMVREEGSRRGSAFVRGLLTRPGVNTAWWLISLAVAALAAYEFAIIAKADLGSMGLILRAALISGLIVLGSVSVWFFHLDAPGLGFRQRITQAMMKAVGHLPRTLLAILPGIVLVLYPVFFPAQWGGYLFFLAVLGPALAVYLAELVLQWPELNSQTPDSPSA, encoded by the coding sequence ATGAATCGCATACTCGGCCCCGAATCGAAGTTCTATGCTGCTCTGAGCCTCTTCGCTGACCTAGTCATCGTGAATGTTCTCTTGGTGATAACGTGCTTTCCCGTATTCACCGGGGGAATGTCCTTGCGCACCGCCCACGCGGTGACCGGCCAGATGGTCCGCGAGGAAGGTTCTCGCCGCGGCTCGGCCTTCGTTCGGGGCCTTTTGACGCGTCCCGGGGTCAACACCGCATGGTGGCTCATTTCCCTCGCCGTCGCCGCCTTAGCCGCGTATGAATTCGCTATCATTGCCAAGGCAGATCTGGGTTCAATGGGCCTGATACTGCGCGCAGCCTTGATCTCGGGGCTTATCGTATTGGGCTCTGTCAGCGTATGGTTCTTCCATCTCGATGCACCGGGGCTCGGCTTCCGCCAAAGAATCACACAGGCCATGATGAAGGCGGTAGGGCACCTACCGCGTACTCTTTTGGCAATATTGCCTGGCATAGTGCTTGTTTTGTACCCCGTCTTTTTCCCAGCGCAGTGGGGAGGCTACCTGTTCTTCCTCGCAGTGCTCGGCCCGGCTCTCGCGGTCTATCTCGCCGAGCTAGTGCTGCAGTGGCCCGAACTCAATTCGCAAACGCCCGATAGCCCCTCTGCATAA
- a CDS encoding single-stranded DNA-binding protein produces the protein MINTPVTIAGRIVSDSVYIGRKDNLDGVLRIRVASSRSYKQGEKWHNVDKVFINVEAWGKLGVNSHISLKPGVSVIVQGFLYTNEWEVESADPNVKKLEKRQEIRMRATSIGIDMNHYIVGFKESKPNASNSPEGVEMPDANLEDYPDVDQKRGAKQVAASDASEEGTEASEADEAPETPEEKRELAMAGVGAGSGSDSGEEAPF, from the coding sequence ATGATCAACACACCAGTAACCATCGCCGGCCGCATCGTCAGTGACTCCGTATATATTGGCCGTAAAGACAACCTCGACGGCGTCCTAAGAATCCGCGTGGCCAGCTCCCGCTCCTACAAGCAGGGCGAAAAATGGCACAACGTGGACAAAGTCTTCATCAACGTTGAAGCCTGGGGAAAACTCGGCGTCAACTCCCACATTTCCCTCAAACCAGGCGTCTCTGTGATCGTCCAAGGCTTCCTGTACACCAATGAATGGGAAGTGGAATCCGCTGATCCCAATGTTAAAAAGCTAGAAAAGCGCCAAGAAATCAGGATGCGAGCAACCTCCATCGGCATTGACATGAACCACTACATCGTTGGCTTCAAGGAAAGTAAGCCCAACGCATCCAACAGCCCCGAGGGCGTGGAGATGCCAGATGCAAACTTGGAAGACTATCCAGATGTAGATCAGAAGCGGGGAGCGAAGCAGGTGGCGGCTTCGGATGCTTCGGAGGAGGGGACAGAGGCTTCGGAAGCTGACGAGGCTCCTGAGACTCCTGAGGAAAAACGCGAATTAGCTATGGCTGGTGTGGGAGCAGGTTCAGGCTCTGATTCAGGCGAGGAAGCGCCTTTTTAA
- a CDS encoding carbohydrate ABC transporter permease, with protein sequence MTTSTSAQAAPASKKKDHQLPSDNKTHMSGSAKFVVYAILAFFTIVFLGPILFIFINSFKSKFAISSDPFSLPIGETWVGFENFMVGLTKQGFLEATLWSFIITILSVIVIVFFSAMTAYYITRVKTWWTNLLYYLFVVSMIIPFQMVMFPTVKIADMLHLNNPIGIVVLYLGFGSGLSVFMFAGFVKSIPLDVEEAAMIDGCGPLQNYFRVVWPMLKPTAITVAILNAMWVWNDYLLPYLVIGLSTRYKTIPVVIQSFVGSNGNRDTGAMMAMLVLAIIPIVIFYFSTQRHIIEGVAAGAVKG encoded by the coding sequence ATGACTACCAGCACTTCAGCGCAGGCCGCTCCGGCCTCGAAGAAGAAGGATCACCAGCTTCCCTCGGATAATAAGACCCACATGTCTGGCAGCGCCAAGTTCGTGGTCTACGCCATTCTGGCGTTCTTCACCATCGTCTTCTTGGGGCCGATCCTCTTCATCTTCATCAACTCCTTTAAGTCCAAGTTCGCCATCTCCTCCGATCCTTTCTCCCTTCCCATCGGTGAAACCTGGGTCGGCTTCGAGAACTTCATGGTGGGCTTGACCAAGCAGGGCTTCTTGGAGGCCACATTGTGGTCCTTCATCATCACGATCCTCTCCGTCATCGTCATCGTGTTCTTCTCCGCGATGACCGCCTACTACATCACGCGCGTCAAGACCTGGTGGACAAACCTTCTGTACTACCTCTTCGTGGTCTCCATGATCATCCCCTTCCAGATGGTCATGTTCCCGACGGTCAAGATTGCAGACATGCTCCACCTCAACAACCCGATCGGCATCGTGGTGCTCTACCTCGGTTTCGGTTCCGGTCTGTCGGTGTTCATGTTTGCGGGCTTCGTCAAGTCCATTCCTCTGGATGTTGAGGAAGCTGCGATGATCGACGGCTGTGGTCCGCTCCAGAACTACTTCCGGGTAGTCTGGCCTATGCTCAAGCCAACTGCCATCACCGTGGCCATTCTCAATGCCATGTGGGTGTGGAACGACTACCTGCTGCCATACTTGGTCATTGGCCTGTCCACGCGATACAAGACCATCCCGGTGGTCATCCAATCCTTCGTTGGCTCCAACGGTAACCGCGATACGGGTGCCATGATGGCCATGCTGGTCTTGGCCATCATCCCCATCGTCATCTTCTACTTCTCCACGCAGAGGCACATCATCGAAGGTGTGGCTGCCGGTGCCGTGAAGGGTTAG
- a CDS encoding cytochrome c oxidase assembly protein gives MDEQVVAEGSGGVSSPVNKSQVKSSKVRITWPFYVLFAFVAGLVGVILAWGFLSESLAALGIPDPGPMTTAGLPFLRAVGWIVAALSAGSFMATTFFISPREIKRSAEDGPQKASYLNRSYLSVDGSIAARTGSFAAICFGLVAIVMIPMVMSDLSGQPFTEALKLQNWAIAFEQVALAKAWAWVAGFAFITGIAGLFCRTWLAQPLLFAGSIIMTVPLGLEGHSAAGGDHDYGTNSLLWHLVLMLLWVGGLMALIAHARRIGPNMDMAVKRYSIIATYAVIGMAISGVVNALLRMDFSDLFTTNYGLLVFAKAVGVVVVGMFGLAHRTFTIPKLEKDPKNSALFTRIAIVEVLAMAAVTGVAISMGRTPPPAPEIQDLSVMALEMGYSLEKEPTLLNVFTMWRFDLMLGTIGIMLLAFYMYGLVALRRQAKKWNHMRTFWWVLGCITLVVTVSSGIGMNMPATFSMHMVAHMLLSMVVPVFLVLGAPLSLIMEAVAPGEPGRPGLHEWAAVMTDNPLLKFIMHPAVNTIQFIIIFYALYLTPLYDIMVSEHAGHLIMNFVFVISGYVYYWEMIGPDPKPEERTHVSRLAWLTFSMPFHLFFGVYLMQLQVILAEDFYTKLNLPWEVDLAYDQLVGGGIAWASGSFPLIVVFGYLFRGWFREERIVEKNYQARAEATGYADAEEYNRMLARMNEGHDMHGDYYQETFEPKDKDKDKE, from the coding sequence ATGGATGAGCAGGTCGTTGCCGAGGGTTCTGGTGGAGTTTCTTCTCCAGTGAATAAATCGCAGGTAAAGAGCAGCAAGGTGAGAATCACCTGGCCTTTCTACGTTTTGTTTGCGTTTGTGGCTGGTTTGGTGGGTGTCATTTTGGCGTGGGGTTTCCTGTCGGAATCTCTTGCTGCATTGGGCATCCCTGATCCGGGCCCGATGACTACTGCTGGTTTGCCGTTTTTGCGTGCGGTGGGCTGGATTGTTGCTGCGTTGTCAGCGGGTAGTTTCATGGCGACGACCTTCTTTATTAGTCCGCGAGAAATTAAGCGCAGCGCGGAAGATGGGCCTCAGAAGGCTAGTTATCTGAATCGTTCGTATTTGTCGGTGGATGGTTCCATCGCGGCGCGTACGGGTTCGTTTGCGGCTATTTGTTTTGGCCTTGTGGCGATTGTGATGATCCCGATGGTGATGTCAGACTTGTCGGGGCAACCGTTTACTGAGGCGCTGAAGTTGCAGAACTGGGCGATCGCATTCGAGCAGGTTGCGTTGGCTAAGGCGTGGGCGTGGGTTGCTGGTTTTGCCTTCATCACCGGTATCGCTGGTCTGTTTTGTCGTACATGGTTGGCACAGCCGTTGCTGTTTGCGGGTTCCATCATCATGACTGTTCCACTTGGTTTGGAAGGTCACTCAGCTGCCGGTGGCGACCACGATTACGGCACGAACTCCCTGTTGTGGCACTTGGTTTTGATGCTGCTGTGGGTGGGTGGCCTGATGGCGTTGATTGCGCACGCTCGCCGCATTGGTCCCAACATGGATATGGCAGTGAAGCGTTATTCCATCATCGCAACCTACGCAGTTATTGGTATGGCGATTTCTGGCGTCGTGAATGCGTTGCTGCGCATGGACTTCTCAGATCTGTTCACCACTAATTATGGTTTGCTGGTCTTTGCTAAGGCTGTTGGTGTTGTCGTGGTGGGCATGTTCGGTTTGGCCCACCGCACTTTCACCATCCCGAAGCTAGAGAAGGATCCAAAGAACTCAGCGCTGTTTACTCGCATCGCGATCGTGGAAGTTCTTGCCATGGCTGCGGTCACCGGCGTTGCTATTTCCATGGGACGCACCCCGCCACCTGCACCAGAGATTCAAGACCTTTCAGTGATGGCTTTGGAAATGGGCTACTCCCTGGAGAAGGAACCAACTCTTCTCAACGTGTTCACCATGTGGCGTTTTGATTTGATGCTGGGCACCATCGGCATCATGTTATTGGCCTTCTATATGTATGGCCTTGTGGCTTTGCGTCGACAAGCAAAAAAGTGGAACCACATGCGCACCTTCTGGTGGGTGCTGGGCTGTATCACCCTGGTGGTCACCGTTTCTTCCGGCATCGGCATGAATATGCCGGCGACGTTCTCCATGCACATGGTCGCGCACATGCTGTTGTCCATGGTCGTGCCGGTGTTCCTGGTGCTGGGCGCGCCGTTGTCGCTGATCATGGAGGCCGTTGCGCCTGGAGAGCCGGGCCGACCTGGGCTGCACGAATGGGCTGCGGTGATGACTGATAATCCGCTGCTGAAATTCATCATGCACCCAGCGGTGAACACGATTCAGTTCATCATCATTTTCTACGCGCTCTACCTGACGCCGCTGTATGACATCATGGTGTCCGAGCACGCCGGACACCTGATCATGAACTTCGTGTTCGTGATTTCCGGTTACGTCTATTACTGGGAAATGATCGGTCCTGACCCCAAGCCGGAGGAACGCACGCATGTGTCGCGTCTGGCGTGGCTGACTTTCTCGATGCCATTCCACCTCTTCTTCGGCGTGTACCTCATGCAGCTCCAGGTCATTTTGGCGGAGGATTTCTACACCAAACTCAACCTGCCATGGGAGGTCGATCTGGCCTACGACCAGCTCGTTGGCGGCGGCATCGCCTGGGCGTCGGGTTCCTTCCCGCTGATTGTCGTGTTCGGTTACCTCTTCCGTGGTTGGTTCCGTGAGGAAAGAATCGTGGAGAAAAACTACCAGGCCCGCGCCGAAGCCACTGGTTACGCTGACGCCGAGGAATACAACAGGATGCTCGCACGCATGAACGAGGGCCACGACATGCACGGCGACTACTACCAGGAAACCTTCGAGCCCAAAGACAAAGACAAAGACAAAGAATAA
- a CDS encoding alkaline phosphatase, with product MSFKRRSLAITCAITSSIVLAGISGTAAAQSSYVSGSSGLLSSSELHPETPAPLDAPKNIIYMIGDGMGYNHVSATNLFETGQTMHQVEGEPGSVTPVEGGTPVQAFEGAEWTQLAQSTFQDGNSYDPERAWADHNYVNENFTDSAAAGTAMATGVKTTNGMIGINPANEPAKNTSEYAIEKGKAAGVVSSVPFNHATPAAWAAHNSNRNDLHAMAEEMINSDLNVIMGAGHPFFDNNGNPITEADEDYMQASQYERLASGETDFTFVEEDADFEALANGQVESDKYFGLAQVEDPLQHDRDGDSVTPYDVPLNDVVDLSTMSKAALNVLNQDEDGFHIMIEGGAIDWAGHANDMARDIEEVQEFNKAVETVIEWVETNSSWDETLVIVTADHETGYMTGPNDDPNWSAMTGAAGIVPNHGWHSGNHINQLVPVFARGAGVSDIVAAADQVDPIRGNYIDNIEIANLTFNKWW from the coding sequence ATGTCTTTCAAGCGTCGTTCGCTTGCAATCACTTGCGCCATCACCTCCAGCATTGTTCTCGCTGGAATCTCCGGCACCGCTGCCGCCCAGTCCTCCTACGTTTCTGGATCCTCAGGACTGCTGTCCTCCAGCGAGCTCCATCCTGAAACTCCAGCACCTCTGGATGCTCCAAAGAACATCATCTACATGATCGGTGACGGCATGGGTTACAACCATGTCTCCGCAACCAACCTGTTTGAAACCGGCCAGACCATGCACCAGGTCGAAGGCGAGCCAGGTTCTGTCACCCCAGTTGAGGGTGGCACTCCAGTTCAGGCATTTGAAGGCGCTGAGTGGACCCAGCTTGCACAGTCCACCTTCCAGGATGGAAACTCCTACGACCCTGAGCGCGCGTGGGCTGATCACAACTATGTCAATGAGAACTTCACCGACTCCGCTGCTGCAGGAACCGCAATGGCAACCGGCGTTAAGACCACCAACGGCATGATCGGCATCAACCCAGCCAACGAGCCTGCGAAGAACACCTCTGAGTACGCAATTGAAAAGGGCAAGGCAGCCGGCGTTGTTTCCTCTGTTCCTTTCAACCACGCAACTCCTGCGGCTTGGGCAGCTCACAACTCCAACCGCAATGATCTGCACGCGATGGCCGAAGAGATGATCAACAGTGATCTCAACGTCATCATGGGTGCTGGCCACCCATTCTTCGACAACAACGGCAACCCAATCACAGAAGCCGACGAAGACTACATGCAGGCTTCCCAGTACGAGCGCCTCGCAAGTGGCGAAACCGACTTCACCTTCGTCGAAGAGGACGCAGACTTCGAGGCTCTCGCAAACGGCCAAGTTGAAAGTGACAAGTACTTCGGTCTCGCGCAGGTCGAAGACCCCCTTCAGCACGACCGCGATGGCGACTCTGTCACTCCTTACGACGTTCCACTCAACGACGTCGTCGACCTTTCCACCATGTCCAAGGCAGCCCTCAACGTTCTTAACCAGGACGAAGACGGATTCCACATCATGATCGAAGGTGGCGCAATCGACTGGGCAGGCCACGCAAATGACATGGCTCGCGACATTGAAGAAGTCCAAGAGTTCAACAAGGCCGTTGAAACTGTCATCGAGTGGGTTGAGACCAACTCCTCTTGGGATGAAACCCTCGTGATCGTCACCGCCGACCACGAAACCGGCTACATGACCGGCCCTAACGATGATCCAAACTGGTCCGCAATGACCGGCGCTGCAGGCATCGTTCCAAACCACGGCTGGCACTCCGGTAACCACATCAACCAGCTCGTCCCAGTGTTCGCTCGTGGCGCAGGTGTCTCCGATATCGTTGCTGCTGCCGATCAAGTTGACCCAATTCGCGGGAATTACATCGACAACATTGAGATCGCGAACCTGACTTTCAACAAGTGGTGGTAA